In Actinomyces radicidentis, one genomic interval encodes:
- a CDS encoding PhoH family protein produces MTNTPINVADPSAITSGAAQPHTAGPQHAAVPEHALGLHEDTTRTLVLPDDLAPVALLGPRDEVLRAIEKGFPDVRVHARGTSITVAGAPERVDTVVVLLSELIDVARTGTPLTADAVERAIGLLDAAARPTEVLTDDVLTTHGRSIRPKSLGQKAYTDAIEEHTITFGIGPAGTGKTYLAMAKAVDALARKQVSRIILTRPAVEAGENLGFLPGSLTDKIDPYLRPLYDALHDMLEPEALPKLMAAGTIEVAPLAYMRGRTLNDAFVILDEAQNTSPEQMKMFLTRLGFGSKMVVTGDVSQVDLPGGRPSGLVVVRRILDGVDGISFCELGSEDVVRHRLVGRIIDAYGEYEAQQAARAAQDEQRDGSRRSHRSQHGEDRRRGNRPGRTPQEFRERNRA; encoded by the coding sequence ATGACGAACACACCCATCAACGTTGCCGATCCCTCGGCGATCACCTCCGGCGCCGCCCAGCCCCACACCGCCGGCCCCCAGCACGCAGCCGTCCCCGAGCACGCCCTCGGCCTCCACGAGGACACGACCCGCACCCTCGTCCTGCCCGACGACCTCGCCCCCGTCGCCCTCCTCGGCCCCCGCGACGAGGTCCTGCGCGCCATCGAGAAGGGCTTCCCCGACGTCCGCGTCCACGCCCGCGGCACCTCCATCACCGTCGCCGGCGCCCCCGAGCGCGTCGACACCGTCGTCGTCCTCCTGTCCGAGCTCATCGATGTCGCCCGCACCGGCACCCCGCTCACCGCCGACGCCGTCGAGCGCGCCATCGGCCTCCTCGACGCCGCCGCCCGCCCCACCGAGGTCCTCACCGACGACGTCCTCACCACCCACGGTCGCTCCATCCGCCCCAAGTCACTCGGTCAGAAGGCGTACACGGACGCCATCGAGGAGCACACGATCACCTTCGGGATCGGCCCCGCCGGAACCGGCAAGACCTACCTCGCCATGGCCAAGGCCGTCGACGCCCTCGCCCGCAAGCAGGTCTCCCGCATCATCCTCACCCGCCCCGCCGTCGAGGCCGGCGAGAACCTCGGCTTCCTGCCCGGCTCGCTCACGGACAAGATCGACCCGTACCTGCGGCCCCTGTACGACGCCCTCCACGACATGCTCGAGCCCGAGGCCCTGCCCAAGCTCATGGCCGCCGGCACCATCGAGGTCGCCCCGCTGGCCTACATGCGCGGGCGCACCCTCAACGACGCCTTCGTCATCCTCGACGAGGCCCAGAACACGAGCCCCGAGCAGATGAAGATGTTCCTCACCCGCCTCGGCTTCGGCTCCAAGATGGTCGTCACCGGCGACGTCTCCCAGGTGGACCTGCCCGGCGGGCGGCCCTCCGGCCTCGTCGTCGTGCGCCGCATCCTCGACGGCGTCGACGGCATCTCCTTCTGCGAGCTCGGCAGCGAGGACGTCGTCCGCCACCGCCTCGTCGGCCGCATCATCGACGCCTACGGGGAGTACGAGGCCCAGCAGGCGGCCCGCGCCGCTCAGGACGAGCAGCGCGACGGCTCGCGCCGCTCCCACCGCTCCCAGCACGGCGAGGACCGCCGCCGCGGTAACCGCCCCGGCCGCACGCCCCAGGAATTCCGAGAGAGGAACCGCGCATGA
- a CDS encoding hemolysin family protein → MTGTPVALLVVLAIAVLAFGALLSGAEAALTRMTRAAAEDLVEDGRRGATRVLALAERRGQVLGAVASVRVAVDMLAAVLLTLALAGLIDRWWVVLLTAVVLNTLLLGVVVGLSPRSAGRRNPDGTLLALVGVLEKVDAVGAPWRWMENHWGRASTLTDAEARAEVTEDLREMIDEIGDSESIEDEDREMLRSVVELGQTLVREVMVPRTDMVTIDADKPASAAMRLFTRSGYSRVPVIGEDVDDVRGVLYLKDVLRRLGSHPEQAEREVAAFTREAVYVPEMKAADDLLREMQTGHFHMALAVDEYGGTAGIVTMEDLLEEVVGEMQDEHDHAEPEVEDLGDGLFRVPARLGLDELGELFDLEIDDDDVDTVGGLLAKAVGRVPIPGAVGDAQGVHLVADEATGRRHHVTSLLASRTPDPDDEPTD, encoded by the coding sequence GTGACCGGCACCCCGGTCGCCCTCCTCGTCGTCCTGGCGATCGCCGTCCTCGCCTTCGGCGCGCTCCTCTCAGGTGCCGAGGCGGCCCTGACCCGCATGACGCGCGCCGCCGCCGAGGACCTCGTCGAGGACGGGCGCCGCGGGGCGACCCGCGTCCTGGCACTGGCCGAGCGCCGCGGACAGGTCCTCGGCGCCGTCGCCTCCGTGCGCGTCGCCGTCGACATGCTCGCCGCCGTGCTCCTCACCCTGGCGCTCGCCGGCCTCATCGACCGCTGGTGGGTCGTCCTCCTCACCGCCGTCGTCCTCAACACGCTCCTCCTCGGCGTCGTCGTCGGGCTCTCTCCGCGCTCCGCGGGGCGCCGCAACCCCGACGGCACGCTCCTCGCCCTCGTCGGCGTCCTGGAGAAGGTCGACGCCGTCGGCGCCCCGTGGCGCTGGATGGAGAACCACTGGGGCCGCGCCTCCACCCTCACCGACGCCGAGGCCCGCGCCGAGGTCACCGAGGACCTGCGGGAGATGATCGACGAGATCGGCGACTCCGAGTCCATCGAGGACGAGGACCGCGAGATGCTCCGCAGCGTCGTCGAGCTCGGACAGACCCTCGTCCGCGAGGTCATGGTGCCCCGCACCGACATGGTCACCATCGACGCCGACAAGCCCGCCTCCGCCGCCATGCGCCTGTTCACCCGCTCCGGCTACTCGCGCGTCCCCGTCATCGGGGAGGACGTCGACGACGTCCGCGGCGTCCTCTACCTCAAGGACGTCCTGCGCCGCCTCGGCTCCCACCCCGAGCAGGCCGAGCGCGAGGTCGCCGCCTTCACGCGCGAGGCCGTCTACGTCCCTGAGATGAAGGCCGCCGACGACCTCCTGCGCGAGATGCAGACCGGGCACTTCCACATGGCCCTCGCCGTCGACGAGTACGGCGGCACCGCCGGCATCGTCACCATGGAGGACCTCCTCGAGGAGGTCGTCGGGGAGATGCAGGACGAGCACGACCACGCCGAGCCCGAGGTCGAGGACCTCGGCGACGGCCTCTTCCGCGTCCCGGCGCGCCTCGGCCTGGACGAGCTCGGCGAGCTCTTCGACCTCGAGATCGACGACGACGACGTCGACACCGTCGGCGGCCTGCTCGCCAAGGCCGTCGGCCGCGTGCCGATCCCCGGCGCCGTCGGCGACGCCCAGGGCGTCCACCTCGTCGCCGACGAGGCCACCGGCCGCCGCCACCACGTGACGAGCCTCCTCGCCTCACGCACTCCCGATCCCGACGACGAGCCGACCGACTGA
- a CDS encoding exo-beta-N-acetylmuramidase NamZ domain-containing protein, whose protein sequence is MTVSRRNLVTGAGLSALALPLSAPALAAGNGKGNNGRGRGNGGPRRSIAVRTGAQAQLDDGWSELAGQRVAVISNPTGVVDDLTHVVDRMHVDGVDVVAVLGPEHGFRGTAQAGASEERTTDPRTGITVYDAYGATEEDFARMYAECGAETIVFDIQDVGVRFYTYVWSMYKAMRGAAMTGGLRFVVLDRPNPVGRAVRGPLLDAAYSSGVGLRPILMQHGMTVGELARYFNTVLLPAEDGGQAIEDLTVVEVEGWSGGLWQDTGLPWVMPSPNMPTPDTALLYPGTGLFEATNLSEGRGTTRPFELIGAPYVDHRLAETLNDRGLAGVRFREAHFSPISSKNEGEVCGGVQVHLTDPASLDAPAVAVHMLTALRDLYEGFGPRDGDEYDWRWLDLLTGTSAAREQLIAGATAETLVDGWAADEVTWESARAPYLLY, encoded by the coding sequence ATGACCGTCTCCCGCAGGAACCTCGTCACCGGCGCCGGCCTGAGCGCCCTCGCCCTGCCGCTGTCCGCGCCGGCCCTCGCCGCCGGCAACGGCAAGGGCAACAACGGCCGCGGCCGGGGCAACGGCGGCCCGCGGCGGAGCATCGCCGTCCGCACCGGGGCGCAGGCGCAGCTGGACGACGGCTGGTCCGAGCTCGCGGGGCAGCGCGTCGCCGTCATCTCCAACCCCACCGGCGTCGTCGACGACCTCACGCACGTCGTCGACCGCATGCACGTCGACGGCGTCGACGTCGTCGCCGTCCTCGGCCCCGAGCACGGCTTCCGCGGGACGGCCCAGGCCGGAGCCTCCGAGGAGCGGACGACGGACCCTCGCACGGGGATCACCGTCTACGACGCCTACGGCGCCACCGAGGAGGACTTCGCGCGGATGTACGCCGAGTGCGGCGCGGAGACCATCGTCTTCGACATCCAGGACGTCGGCGTGCGCTTCTACACCTACGTCTGGAGCATGTACAAGGCGATGCGCGGCGCCGCCATGACGGGTGGCCTGCGCTTCGTCGTCCTCGACCGTCCCAATCCCGTCGGGCGCGCCGTGAGGGGCCCCCTGCTCGACGCCGCCTACTCCTCCGGCGTCGGTCTGCGCCCCATCCTCATGCAGCACGGCATGACCGTCGGCGAGCTCGCCCGTTACTTCAACACGGTCCTCCTGCCCGCTGAGGACGGCGGCCAGGCGATCGAGGACCTCACCGTGGTCGAGGTCGAGGGCTGGTCCGGCGGCCTCTGGCAGGACACGGGCCTGCCGTGGGTCATGCCCTCGCCCAACATGCCGACCCCCGACACGGCGCTGCTCTACCCGGGCACCGGCCTGTTCGAGGCGACGAACCTCTCCGAGGGGCGCGGTACGACGCGCCCCTTCGAGCTCATCGGCGCGCCGTACGTCGACCACCGCCTCGCCGAGACGCTCAACGACCGGGGACTGGCCGGCGTCCGGTTCCGGGAGGCGCACTTCAGCCCCATCTCCTCGAAGAACGAGGGCGAGGTCTGCGGCGGGGTCCAGGTGCACCTCACCGACCCGGCCTCCCTCGACGCTCCGGCCGTCGCCGTCCACATGCTCACGGCGCTGCGCGACCTCTACGAGGGCTTCGGACCCCGCGACGGCGACGAGTACGACTGGCGCTGGCTGGACCTCCTCACCGGGACGAGCGCGGCGCGCGAGCAGCTCATCGCCGGTGCCACGGCGGAGACCCTCGTCGACGGCTGGGCCGCCGACGAGGTCACCTGGGAGAGCGCTCGGGCTCCGTACCTGCTCTACTGA
- a CDS encoding proline dehydrogenase family protein, producing the protein MSTTPAGTTDPAARTCPDELWEIGQLAIARARRWADESSAESTPRTAALLSGILADPEGLDFTTRFVDDVVRPVDLDVAGAALVKLTKRRSDFLPPYLRAAMGLGGAASRLAPRTVAAVARRTFREIVGDLVVDASPAGLGPALARLRKGGHRLNVNLLGEAVLGETEASHRLAAVSELVQRNDVDYVSVKVSAVTGPHDPWGFEEVVAHGVEALTPLYRLARDHGTFLNLDMEDYKDLDLTIAVFTAILDQEDLRGYEAGIVLQAYLPDSLGAMQRLQAWAKERVDGGGARIKVRCVKGANLSMERVDAEIHGWELTTQRSKQETDTNYKRILDWAMTPERTRNIRLGVAGMNIFDCAFGFELRRARGLEDTDAVEFEMLSGMAEDMQKVVTRDTGHLLLYVPVVNPKEFDVAISYLVRRLEENAAPENFMSGVFDIAQNEAVFARERDRFLAALSNVDPSAPVPTPNRVQDRLAEAAAGVPEATGTAAEQARRPFANEPDSDPALAANREWARGIASRMRDSRLGADAVDASAARLATTTDVDELVLDLGDAAASWRELGAEGRAAILHRVADTLNARRGELIEVAGSEAGKTVTQADPEVSEAIDFCRHYAERSLLLEDPEYLGGATVSPVEVTVVASPWNFPLAIPTGGVAAALATGSTVVLKPAPPAKRCAAELVRAFHDAGVPENVLVLAAVDDGEVSKHLVEHDGVGRVILTGSYDTAKLFRSWKPGMHLLGETSGKNAIIVTPSADPDLAVKDTIASAFGHAGQKCSASSLLILVGSAGRSERIARQLVDATQSLRVKLPWNLDSEVGPVVQPDDEKALRGLTELGEGEHWVVKPESLGDALWRPGIRAGVTPGSEYHLTEYFAPVLGVMRVETLEEAIDAVNAVDYGLTTGLHTLDPDELALWLDRVEAGNLYVNRGITGAIVRRQPFGGWKRSAIGSTTKAGGPSYLLGLVDVLPGDDAARDAEEERASAQGRHELNTLLKPAVKALYDAVAGDLDKRDVAFLRRALVDDATAWADEYGVGRDVSALACERNVLRYRPADVVVRAGAGTNVADLARVLAAGVLAGGRVSLSAAEEPPARLASAARAAGVEVAVEAPGVWESRLADLASSGALGVRVRLLGQRGVDPEARWNEASRVTKGSPDVALYAGGVTGSAHVELLPFLREQAVAVTKHRFGTPLDLAAGLL; encoded by the coding sequence ATGTCCACCACCCCCGCCGGAACCACTGACCCCGCCGCCCGCACCTGCCCCGACGAGCTCTGGGAGATCGGTCAGCTCGCCATCGCCAGGGCGAGACGGTGGGCGGACGAGTCCTCCGCGGAGTCGACCCCGCGCACAGCCGCGCTCCTGTCCGGCATCCTCGCCGACCCCGAGGGCCTCGACTTCACCACCCGCTTCGTCGACGACGTCGTCCGCCCCGTCGACCTCGACGTCGCCGGCGCCGCCCTCGTCAAGCTGACCAAGCGCCGCTCCGACTTCCTGCCGCCCTACCTGCGTGCCGCCATGGGACTGGGAGGCGCCGCCTCCCGCCTCGCCCCCCGCACCGTCGCCGCCGTCGCCCGCCGCACCTTCCGCGAGATCGTCGGCGACCTCGTCGTCGACGCCAGCCCCGCCGGCCTCGGCCCCGCGCTCGCCCGCCTCCGCAAGGGCGGCCACCGCCTCAACGTCAACCTCCTCGGCGAGGCCGTCCTCGGCGAGACCGAGGCCTCCCACCGCCTCGCCGCCGTCTCCGAGCTCGTCCAGCGCAACGACGTCGACTACGTCTCCGTCAAGGTCTCCGCCGTCACCGGCCCCCACGACCCCTGGGGCTTCGAGGAGGTCGTCGCCCACGGCGTCGAGGCCCTCACCCCGCTGTACCGCCTCGCCCGCGACCACGGCACCTTCCTCAACCTCGACATGGAGGACTACAAGGACCTCGACCTCACCATCGCCGTCTTCACCGCCATCCTCGACCAGGAGGACCTGCGCGGCTACGAGGCCGGCATCGTCCTCCAGGCCTACCTGCCCGACTCCCTCGGCGCCATGCAGCGCCTCCAGGCCTGGGCCAAGGAGCGCGTCGACGGCGGCGGCGCCCGCATCAAGGTCCGCTGCGTCAAGGGCGCCAACCTCTCCATGGAGCGCGTCGACGCCGAGATCCACGGCTGGGAGCTCACCACGCAGCGCTCCAAGCAGGAGACCGACACCAACTACAAGCGCATCCTCGACTGGGCCATGACCCCTGAGCGCACGCGCAACATCCGCCTCGGCGTCGCCGGCATGAACATCTTCGACTGCGCCTTCGGCTTCGAGCTACGCCGCGCCCGGGGCCTGGAGGACACCGACGCCGTTGAGTTCGAGATGCTCTCCGGCATGGCCGAGGACATGCAGAAGGTCGTCACCCGGGACACCGGCCACCTCCTCCTCTACGTGCCCGTCGTCAACCCCAAGGAGTTCGACGTCGCCATCTCCTACCTCGTGCGCCGCCTCGAGGAGAACGCCGCCCCGGAGAACTTCATGTCCGGCGTCTTCGACATCGCGCAGAACGAGGCCGTCTTCGCCCGGGAGCGCGACCGCTTCCTCGCCGCGCTGTCCAACGTCGACCCGAGCGCTCCCGTGCCGACGCCGAACCGCGTCCAGGACCGCCTTGCCGAGGCCGCCGCCGGCGTCCCCGAGGCCACCGGGACGGCGGCCGAGCAGGCGCGCCGCCCCTTCGCCAACGAGCCCGACTCCGACCCGGCGCTCGCCGCCAACCGCGAGTGGGCCCGTGGCATCGCCTCCCGTATGAGGGACTCCCGCCTGGGCGCCGACGCCGTCGACGCCTCCGCGGCCCGCCTCGCCACCACGACCGACGTCGACGAGCTCGTCCTCGACCTCGGCGACGCCGCCGCCTCCTGGCGCGAGCTGGGCGCCGAGGGACGCGCCGCGATCCTCCACCGCGTCGCCGACACGCTGAACGCCCGCCGCGGCGAGCTCATCGAGGTCGCCGGCTCCGAGGCCGGCAAGACCGTCACCCAGGCCGACCCCGAGGTCTCCGAGGCCATCGACTTCTGCCGCCACTACGCCGAGCGCTCGCTCCTCCTTGAGGACCCCGAGTACCTCGGCGGCGCCACCGTCTCCCCGGTCGAGGTCACCGTCGTGGCGAGCCCCTGGAACTTCCCGCTCGCCATCCCCACCGGCGGCGTCGCCGCGGCCCTGGCCACCGGCTCCACCGTCGTCCTCAAGCCCGCTCCGCCCGCCAAGCGCTGCGCCGCCGAGCTCGTCCGCGCCTTTCACGACGCCGGCGTCCCCGAGAACGTCCTCGTCCTCGCGGCCGTCGACGACGGCGAGGTCTCGAAGCACCTCGTCGAGCACGACGGCGTCGGCCGCGTCATCCTCACCGGCTCCTACGACACCGCGAAGCTCTTCCGCTCCTGGAAGCCCGGCATGCACCTGCTCGGCGAGACGAGCGGCAAGAACGCCATCATCGTCACCCCGTCGGCGGACCCGGACCTGGCCGTCAAGGACACGATCGCCTCCGCCTTCGGCCACGCCGGCCAGAAGTGCTCGGCCTCCTCGCTCCTCATCCTCGTCGGCTCGGCCGGCCGCTCCGAGCGCATCGCCCGCCAGCTCGTCGACGCCACCCAGTCGCTGCGCGTCAAGCTGCCGTGGAACCTCGACTCCGAGGTCGGCCCCGTCGTCCAGCCCGACGACGAGAAGGCCCTGCGCGGCCTCACCGAGCTCGGGGAGGGCGAGCACTGGGTCGTCAAGCCCGAGAGCCTCGGCGACGCCCTGTGGCGCCCCGGCATCCGCGCCGGCGTCACCCCCGGCAGCGAGTACCACCTCACCGAGTACTTCGCCCCCGTCCTCGGCGTCATGCGGGTGGAGACCCTCGAGGAGGCCATCGACGCCGTCAACGCCGTCGACTACGGCCTCACGACCGGCCTGCACACCCTGGACCCCGACGAGCTGGCCCTCTGGCTCGACCGCGTCGAGGCCGGCAACCTCTACGTCAACCGCGGCATCACCGGCGCCATCGTGCGCCGCCAGCCCTTCGGCGGCTGGAAGCGCTCCGCGATCGGATCGACAACCAAGGCCGGCGGCCCGAGCTACCTGCTCGGCCTCGTCGACGTCCTGCCCGGCGACGACGCAGCCCGCGACGCCGAGGAGGAGCGCGCCTCCGCCCAGGGCCGTCACGAGCTCAACACGCTGCTGAAGCCCGCGGTCAAGGCACTCTACGACGCCGTCGCCGGCGACCTCGACAAGCGCGACGTCGCCTTCCTTCGCCGCGCCCTCGTCGACGACGCGACCGCCTGGGCCGACGAGTACGGCGTCGGCCGCGACGTCTCGGCGCTCGCCTGCGAGCGCAACGTCCTGCGCTACCGGCCCGCCGACGTCGTCGTGCGCGCCGGCGCCGGCACCAACGTCGCGGACCTCGCCCGCGTCCTCGCGGCGGGCGTCCTCGCCGGCGGGAGGGTGAGCCTGTCGGCTGCCGAGGAGCCGCCGGCCCGCCTCGCCTCCGCGGCCCGCGCCGCCGGCGTCGAGGTCGCCGTCGAGGCCCCCGGCGTGTGGGAGTCCCGG
- the era gene encoding GTPase Era → MTDTPFRFPSDDELMAGPNALEEPSEEIDDAAVDDADGVPTSARVEIVVPEIPEGYTAGFACLVGRPNAGKSTLTNAMVGQKVAIMSDRPQTTRHNVRGVVHRETSQLVLVDTPGLHRPKTLLGKRLNDLVRETLLDVDVIAFCLPADEKVGPGDRYIARDLAELRKPVVGVVTKTDTVSREALAAQLLAVDALGDWADIVPVSAKRHEQVDVLEEVLIGYLPPSPPLYPTGEITDEPQAVMIGELVREAALEGVRDELPHSLAVVVDEVLDPAKDSASSAVKGRGQRLQVRVSVVVERDSQKAIIIGKGGSRLKEIGVNARKGIEKLLGRKVYLDLHVRTAKDWQSDPKALAKLGF, encoded by the coding sequence ATGACCGACACCCCCTTCCGCTTCCCGAGCGACGACGAGCTCATGGCGGGCCCCAACGCCCTCGAGGAGCCCTCCGAGGAGATCGACGACGCCGCCGTGGACGACGCCGACGGCGTCCCCACCTCCGCCCGCGTCGAGATCGTCGTCCCCGAGATCCCGGAGGGCTACACGGCGGGCTTCGCCTGCCTCGTCGGCCGCCCCAACGCCGGCAAGTCCACCCTCACGAACGCCATGGTCGGCCAGAAGGTCGCCATCATGTCGGACCGCCCCCAGACCACCCGCCACAACGTGCGCGGCGTCGTCCACCGCGAGACCAGCCAGCTCGTCCTCGTCGACACCCCCGGGCTGCACCGCCCCAAGACCCTCCTCGGCAAGCGCCTCAACGACCTCGTCCGCGAGACCCTCCTCGACGTCGACGTCATTGCCTTCTGCCTCCCCGCCGACGAGAAGGTCGGCCCCGGCGACCGCTACATCGCCCGCGACCTCGCCGAGCTGCGCAAGCCGGTCGTCGGCGTCGTCACCAAGACCGACACCGTCTCCCGCGAGGCCCTCGCCGCCCAGCTCCTCGCCGTCGACGCCCTCGGCGACTGGGCTGACATCGTCCCCGTGTCCGCCAAGCGGCACGAGCAGGTCGACGTCCTCGAGGAGGTCCTCATCGGCTACCTGCCGCCCTCGCCGCCCCTCTACCCGACCGGCGAGATCACCGACGAGCCCCAGGCCGTCATGATCGGCGAGCTCGTCCGCGAGGCCGCCCTCGAGGGCGTGCGCGACGAGCTCCCGCACTCCCTCGCCGTCGTCGTCGACGAGGTCCTCGACCCGGCCAAGGACTCCGCCTCCTCCGCCGTCAAGGGCCGCGGCCAGCGCCTCCAGGTCCGCGTCAGCGTCGTCGTCGAGCGCGACTCCCAGAAGGCCATCATCATCGGCAAGGGCGGCTCCCGGCTCAAGGAGATCGGCGTCAACGCCCGCAAGGGCATCGAGAAGCTCCTCGGCCGCAAGGTCTACCTCGACCTCCACGTGCGCACCGCGAAGGACTGGCAGTCCGACCCCAAGGCCCTCGCCAAGCTCGGCTTCTGA
- the ybeY gene encoding rRNA maturation RNase YbeY, with protein MTTEVNNETDVEVDGAEFAALADHVLRAMHVNPRAELNILFIDPEPMEELHVRWLDLPGPTDVMSFPMDELRPGTPETETPAGTLGDIVLCPQVAAKQALDAGHSAVEEMLLLTTHGILHLLGYDHAEAEEKKEMFDLQRRLLLTFLAERGK; from the coding sequence ATGACCACCGAGGTCAACAACGAGACCGACGTCGAGGTCGACGGCGCCGAGTTCGCCGCCCTCGCCGACCACGTCCTGCGGGCCATGCACGTCAACCCCCGCGCCGAGCTCAACATCCTCTTCATCGACCCCGAGCCGATGGAGGAGCTCCACGTGCGCTGGCTCGACCTGCCCGGGCCGACCGACGTCATGAGCTTCCCCATGGACGAGCTGCGCCCCGGAACCCCGGAGACCGAGACGCCCGCCGGCACCCTCGGCGACATCGTCCTGTGCCCGCAGGTCGCCGCCAAGCAGGCTCTCGACGCCGGCCACAGCGCCGTCGAGGAGATGCTCCTGCTCACCACCCACGGCATCCTCCACCTCCTCGGCTACGACCACGCCGAGGCCGAGGAGAAGAAGGAGATGTTCGACCTCCAGCGCCGGCTCCTCCTCACCTTCCTCGCGGAGCGGGGCAAGTGA
- a CDS encoding alpha/beta hydrolase family protein — translation MREEEPRGARDDGPRRPTSARARRREEARARRAEARARRRAEARARRRADPAHLTETEVRSTWTWLRAVPGRVASLLADIWRTERHRLWIMALGVVAVVVLLSVLGTGRLEIWEILSTVALGALVLAVSRDHRTAGGVVVSLLVLSLVGTLAGPRWSPTPVHTDLAPTTTDTAIGGDVDTPAVGTYEVEMTTVEITQADGETRPAVLRRPKGVAGATRAVVFMHGAGTHTAWGFAEQAESIASTGVTTLVPSKPMDDYSTTSRDYVSMAADYAKSVDWLREQDYIDPDQVGVYAESEGDFPGVVLAAQDQRIAFLVLASAPVVLLRQQASYAAVNYLENVGVPSALLSVIPRVLGSKEIPGGGFDYVDFDARSYEERISVPILMLYGTGDSSMPIVQGPETVRDAIAANGNTALTVRYYNHANHGLKLGNSTDGDLAPGVARDLSRWIDGLPVTATAKPQVAGATPVQDFSATTPGATRWYASGDLMVLAILSGFLLLIAAGLVWLLGQAPRLIGRRGLHLPDPVGRWTGALALSVTASWVLYLAYIVAVARLAISYESNPWLSYGGWAVAQLAALGTLVLLVKLVSRAWNVRGHERHGRDEGGRWLTVPSGAVLALALAGTVVLLVDLSYWGLFPVLF, via the coding sequence GTGAGAGAGGAGGAGCCTCGGGGAGCACGGGACGACGGGCCCCGCCGCCCCACGTCCGCGCGCGCCCGCCGCCGTGAGGAGGCCCGCGCCCGGCGCGCCGAGGCACGAGCCCGCCGCCGCGCCGAGGCGCGAGCGCGCCGCCGCGCCGACCCCGCCCACCTCACCGAGACCGAGGTCCGCTCCACCTGGACCTGGCTGCGCGCCGTGCCCGGCCGCGTCGCCTCCCTCCTCGCCGACATCTGGCGCACCGAGCGCCACCGCCTGTGGATCATGGCCCTCGGCGTCGTCGCGGTCGTCGTCCTCCTCTCCGTGCTGGGAACGGGCCGCCTCGAGATCTGGGAGATCCTCTCCACGGTCGCCCTCGGCGCCCTCGTCCTCGCGGTCTCCCGCGACCACCGCACCGCCGGCGGCGTCGTCGTGTCCCTCCTCGTCCTCAGCCTCGTCGGCACCCTCGCCGGCCCCCGCTGGAGCCCCACCCCCGTCCACACCGACCTCGCCCCGACGACGACGGACACCGCGATCGGCGGCGACGTCGACACCCCCGCCGTCGGCACCTACGAGGTCGAGATGACGACGGTCGAGATCACCCAGGCCGACGGCGAGACCCGCCCCGCTGTCCTGAGGCGCCCCAAGGGCGTCGCGGGCGCCACCCGCGCCGTCGTCTTCATGCACGGGGCCGGCACCCACACCGCCTGGGGCTTCGCCGAGCAGGCCGAGTCCATCGCCTCCACCGGCGTCACCACCCTCGTGCCCTCCAAGCCTATGGACGACTACAGCACGACGAGCCGCGACTACGTCTCCATGGCAGCCGACTACGCCAAGAGCGTCGACTGGTTGCGCGAGCAGGACTACATCGACCCCGACCAGGTCGGCGTCTACGCCGAGTCCGAGGGCGACTTCCCCGGCGTCGTCCTCGCCGCGCAGGACCAGCGGATCGCGTTCCTCGTCCTGGCCAGCGCCCCCGTCGTCCTTCTGCGCCAGCAGGCCTCCTACGCCGCCGTCAACTATCTCGAGAACGTCGGCGTACCCTCCGCGCTCCTGTCCGTCATCCCGCGCGTGCTCGGCTCGAAGGAGATCCCCGGCGGCGGCTTCGACTACGTCGACTTCGACGCCCGCTCCTACGAGGAGCGCATCAGCGTCCCCATCCTCATGCTCTACGGCACCGGCGACTCCTCCATGCCCATCGTCCAGGGCCCCGAGACCGTTCGCGACGCCATCGCCGCCAACGGGAACACGGCCCTCACCGTGCGCTATTACAACCACGCCAACCACGGCCTCAAGCTCGGCAACTCCACCGACGGCGACCTGGCCCCCGGCGTCGCCCGGGATCTCAGCCGCTGGATCGACGGCCTGCCGGTCACCGCCACCGCCAAGCCCCAGGTCGCCGGCGCCACCCCCGTCCAGGACTTCTCCGCGACGACGCCCGGCGCCACCCGCTGGTACGCCTCCGGCGACCTCATGGTCCTCGCGATCCTCTCCGGATTCCTCCTCCTCATCGCCGCCGGACTCGTCTGGCTCCTCGGGCAGGCACCCAGGCTCATCGGCCGGCGCGGCCTCCACCTGCCCGACCCCGTCGGCCGGTGGACGGGCGCCCTCGCCCTGTCCGTCACCGCCTCCTGGGTGCTGTACCTCGCCTACATCGTCGCCGTCGCCAGGCTCGCCATCTCCTACGAGTCCAACCCGTGGCTCTCCTACGGCGGCTGGGCCGTCGCGCAGCTGGCCGCGCTCGGCACCCTGGTCCTCCTCGTCAAGCTCGTCTCGCGCGCCTGGAACGTCCGCGGGCACGAGCGCCACGGCCGCGACGAGGGCGGCCGCTGGCTCACGGTCCCCTCCGGCGCGGTGCTGGCGCTCGCCCTCGCGGGCACGGTCGTCCTGCTCGTCGACCTGTCCTACTGGGGCCTCTTCCCGGTCCTGTTCTGA